The proteins below come from a single Mya arenaria isolate MELC-2E11 chromosome 8, ASM2691426v1 genomic window:
- the LOC128244610 gene encoding twisted gastrulation protein homolog 1-A-like, protein MRWTLPLVALVFVCVFYVGEACNQRLCPSLVSKCQLLKACDCDMTDKKNCSCCHNCQLCLSQLYSECCSCVEMCPTPKAEDTIGNTNTIEELPDPIPELFSVLTDEEDSEKRWTIHSYPVYYESLYTRFANNEKNKDNAHAHDVPLSHSINCTVAFMSKCMSAHKCKMSCQSMGAAKYRWTHHEGCCQCIGDTCIDYGYNKPLCLQCRGDDNDQMTETELEQEEDDIDNVNNEAEQQEKHHDEQHEAKHHEENHRADDDMKHRAESDTQRHRVHTDSSAVDFN, encoded by the exons ATGAGGTGGACATTACCACTGGTTGCCCTGGTGttcgtgtgtgtgttttatgtcgGGGAGGCGTGTAACCAGCGCCTGTGCCCCAGTCTTGTCAGCAAATGTCAGCTGCTGAAGGCGTGTGACTGTGACATGACAGACAAGAAGAATTGCTCATGCTGCCATAACTGCCAGCTCTGTCTGTCACAGCTCTACTCCGAGTGCTGCTCGTGTGTCG AGATGTGCCCCACCCCTAAAGCAGAGGACACAATTGGAAACACAAACACAATTGAAGAGTTACCCGACCCCATCCCCGAGCTCTTCAGTGTGCTTACAGATGAGGAGGACTCCGAAAAACGCTGGACAATCCATTCCTACCCGGTGTATTACGAGTCACTCTACACGAGATTCGCCAACAACGagaaaaacaaagataatg CACATGCCCATGATGTACCCCTTTCCCATAGCATCAACTGCACGGTGGCGTTTATGTCCAAGTGTATGTCCGCCCACAAGTGCAAAATGTCGTGTCAGTCTATGGGAGCTGCCAAGTACCGCTGGACCCACCATGAGGGCTGCTGTCAGTGTATAGGCGACACATGCATTGACTACGGTTACAATAAACCATTATGTCTGCAGTGTCGGGGAGATGACAATGACCAGATGACCGAGACAGAACTCGAACAGGAGGAGGATGACATCGACAATGTGAACAACGAAGCAGAACAACAAGAGAAGCACCATGATGAACAACATGAAGCAAAACATCATGAGGAAAACCACAGAGCAGATGATGACATGAAACACAGAGCAGAAAGTGATACGCAGAGGCACAGAGTACACACAGATTCTTCTGCTGTTGATTTCAATTAA